One part of the Vitis riparia cultivar Riparia Gloire de Montpellier isolate 1030 chromosome 15, EGFV_Vit.rip_1.0, whole genome shotgun sequence genome encodes these proteins:
- the LOC117932695 gene encoding 29 kDa ribonucleoprotein A, chloroplastic isoform X2, whose product MASASLISSSSSSSSILCKSTPTAPKRYVSSSLPSSIHFAHPKLSCSISISLSRTRFSTVVAVAAEDINTDDSSPQESKSSVRPCELYVCNLPRSCGISELLSMFKPHGTVQSIEVCRNAETGVSRGSGYVTMSSMREAKAAIAALDGSDVGGREMRVRFSTDMNFRRRNSEALNSAPMRNLIFESPYKLYVGNLAWAIKPEDLRNHFSQFGTVVSARVVHDRKAGKHRAYGFLSFSSAAECEAAMSLNGKEFRGRSLVVSAGMKRLES is encoded by the exons ATGGCCTCAGCTTCCTTAATATCCTCTTCGTCTTCTTCCTCCTCCATCCTCTGTAAATCCACACCCACCGCACCAAAGCGTTATGTTTCGTCCTCGTTGCCCTCTTCAATCCATTTCGCCCACCCGAAACTCTCCTGCTCAATTTCCATCTCCCTCTCCAGGACCAGATTTTCCACAGTCGTAGCGGTGGCCGCGGAAGATATCAACACAGATGACAGTTCTCCCCAAGAATCGAAGAGTTCTGTGAGACCTTGTGAACTGTACGTGTGTAACCTTCCGAGAAGCTGTGGCATTTCGGAGCTTCTCAGTATGTTTAAACCTCATGGAACAGTTCAATCTATTGAG gtTTGCCGGAACGCGGAGACCGGGGTGAGCCGGGGATCTGGGTATGTTACGATGAGCTCCATGAGGGAAGCCAAAGCTGCAATTGCTGCTTTAGATGGATCT GATGTGGGCGGGCGTGAAATGCGGGTTAGGTTTTCAACTGACATGAATTTCAGGCGGAGGAACAGCGAGGCTCTGAATTCAGCACCCATGAGGAATCTGATATTTGAAAGCCCGTACAAACTGTATGTTGGGAATCTGGCTTGGGCTATTAAACCTGAGGACTTGAGGAATCATTTTAGCCAGTTTGGAACTGTGGTGAGCGCAAGAGTAGTCCACGATCGAAAAGCAGGAAAGCACCGTGCTTATGGCTTTCTCTCCTTCTCTTCAGCTGCAGAATGTGAAGCTGCCATGTCTCTGAATGGAAAG GAATTTCGTGGTAGGTCGCTAGTAGTCAGTGCAGGCATGAAAAGGCTCGAGTCTTGA
- the LOC117932695 gene encoding 29 kDa ribonucleoprotein A, chloroplastic isoform X1, translating to MASASLISSSSSSSSILCKSTPTAPKRYVSSSLPSSIHFAHPKLSCSISISLSRTRFSTVVAVAAEDINTDDSSPQESKSSVRPCELYVCNLPRSCGISELLSMFKPHGTVQSIEVCRNAETGVSRGSGYVTMSSMREAKAAIAALDGSPQHLSLSLSIKESFTRLSPAVKDVGGREMRVRFSTDMNFRRRNSEALNSAPMRNLIFESPYKLYVGNLAWAIKPEDLRNHFSQFGTVVSARVVHDRKAGKHRAYGFLSFSSAAECEAAMSLNGKEFRGRSLVVSAGMKRLES from the exons ATGGCCTCAGCTTCCTTAATATCCTCTTCGTCTTCTTCCTCCTCCATCCTCTGTAAATCCACACCCACCGCACCAAAGCGTTATGTTTCGTCCTCGTTGCCCTCTTCAATCCATTTCGCCCACCCGAAACTCTCCTGCTCAATTTCCATCTCCCTCTCCAGGACCAGATTTTCCACAGTCGTAGCGGTGGCCGCGGAAGATATCAACACAGATGACAGTTCTCCCCAAGAATCGAAGAGTTCTGTGAGACCTTGTGAACTGTACGTGTGTAACCTTCCGAGAAGCTGTGGCATTTCGGAGCTTCTCAGTATGTTTAAACCTCATGGAACAGTTCAATCTATTGAG gtTTGCCGGAACGCGGAGACCGGGGTGAGCCGGGGATCTGGGTATGTTACGATGAGCTCCATGAGGGAAGCCAAAGCTGCAATTGCTGCTTTAGATGGATCT CCTCAGCATTTATCCTTATCATTATCAATCAAAGAATCATTCACAAGATTATCTCCTGCTGTGAAGGATGTGGGCGGGCGTGAAATGCGGGTTAGGTTTTCAACTGACATGAATTTCAGGCGGAGGAACAGCGAGGCTCTGAATTCAGCACCCATGAGGAATCTGATATTTGAAAGCCCGTACAAACTGTATGTTGGGAATCTGGCTTGGGCTATTAAACCTGAGGACTTGAGGAATCATTTTAGCCAGTTTGGAACTGTGGTGAGCGCAAGAGTAGTCCACGATCGAAAAGCAGGAAAGCACCGTGCTTATGGCTTTCTCTCCTTCTCTTCAGCTGCAGAATGTGAAGCTGCCATGTCTCTGAATGGAAAG GAATTTCGTGGTAGGTCGCTAGTAGTCAGTGCAGGCATGAAAAGGCTCGAGTCTTGA